Proteins from a genomic interval of Gossypium hirsutum isolate 1008001.06 chromosome A09, Gossypium_hirsutum_v2.1, whole genome shotgun sequence:
- the LOC107935197 gene encoding transcriptional regulator SUPERMAN: MAAELDLLSSTQLQKLAQSQQNHNHHQPDTNLATVGSLMWYPKGHSHEVDDDSWEVRAFAEDTGNVMGTTWPPRSYSCSFCRREFRSAQALGGHMNVHRRDRARLHQAHPAAGGGGGGNGALNNPTSPSSPSTTSSSTLLIPTQEFVTNGGLCLLYQLHNPSDGVLTSSPPMDAWPIDSSSTLLSVSPYPSYNFMAVTAATQSPINFPVTPPVLNSSSSSSFCYSTKAVHSRTRGDNNNLNQGLNISNKEIPIEELDLELRLGHKRPTTS; this comes from the coding sequence ATGGCTGCTGAGCTTGACCTTCTCTCATCGACccaacttcaaaagttagccCAATCTCAACAAAACCACAACCATCATCAGCCCGATACTAACTTAGCCACCGTTGGTTCCTTGATGTGGTACCCAAAGGGGCATTCTCATGAAGTAGACGATGATTCATGGGAGGTTAGGGCCTTTGCCGAGGACACAGGTAATGTAATGGGCACAACTTGGCCACCGAGGTCTTATTCTTGCAGCTTTTGTAGAAGGGAATTCCGTTCAGCTCAAGCCCTCGGGGGTCATATGAATGTGCACCGCCGTGACAGGGCTCGGCTTCACCAAGCACACCCTGCtgctggtggtggtggtggtggtaatGGTGCATTAAACAACCCAACCTCACCATCTTCTCCATCCACAACTTCCTCATCCACTCTCTTAATACCCACACAAGAATTCGTCACAAATGGTGGTTTGTGCCTTCTCTACCAATTACACAACCCTAGTGATGGTGTTCTCACTTCTTCTCCACCCATGGATGCATGGCCCATCGATTCATCTTCTACCCTTCTCTCCGTTTCACCATATCCCTCTTACAACTTCATGGCGGTGACGGCAGCAACACAGTCACCCATAAATTTTCCGGTAACTCCTCCGGTGTTAAatagttcttcttcttcttctttttgttacTCAACCAAAGCAGTACATTCAAGGACGCggggtgataataataatctCAACCAGGGATTGAATATCAGCAACAAGGAAATACCCATTGAAGAGCTTGATCTTGAGCTTCGACTAGGGCATAAACGTCCAACAACATCTTGA